The proteins below come from a single Arthrobacter sp. zg-Y1171 genomic window:
- a CDS encoding nucleoside/nucleotide kinase family protein encodes MADSRTLLTELENRISALASASAGTVVIGVAGAPGAGKTTLVESLVRELNGAVDDVESQPFAHIPMDGFHLSDRELTRLGLLARKGAPETFDAYGYAALLERLRSARTTVVYAPGFERTLEQPLAGDIPVFPAAKVILTEGNYLLLDRPEWREVRSRCTEVWYCQPYEDQRVQRLVERHVRFGKTPEAAAAWVRDVDGPNARLVQESIHRADVVIRPAWT; translated from the coding sequence GTGGCAGATTCCCGAACCCTACTCACGGAGCTGGAAAACCGGATCTCGGCGCTGGCCTCGGCTTCGGCTGGAACCGTGGTCATCGGCGTCGCCGGTGCCCCCGGAGCAGGAAAGACCACCCTCGTGGAATCACTGGTCCGCGAGCTGAACGGCGCCGTCGACGACGTCGAGTCGCAGCCCTTTGCCCACATTCCCATGGACGGCTTCCATCTCTCGGACCGGGAGCTGACCCGTCTCGGGCTGCTGGCGCGCAAGGGCGCCCCGGAAACCTTCGACGCCTACGGCTATGCGGCGCTCCTGGAACGCCTCCGGTCAGCGCGGACCACCGTGGTCTACGCGCCCGGTTTCGAGCGGACGCTGGAACAGCCGCTGGCCGGCGACATTCCGGTGTTTCCGGCAGCGAAGGTGATCCTGACGGAGGGGAACTATCTGCTGCTGGACCGCCCGGAATGGCGTGAGGTCCGCTCCCGGTGCACCGAGGTCTGGTACTGCCAGCCCTACGAAGACCAACGCGTGCAGCGCCTGGTGGAGCGGCATGTCCGGTTCGGGAAGACGCCGGAAGCGGCCGCCGCCTGGGTCCGGGACGTCGACGGCCCCAATGCGCGCCTGGTCCAGGAGTCCATACATCGGGCCGACGTCGTCATCCGCCCAGCCTGGACGTGA
- a CDS encoding SMP-30/gluconolactonase/LRE family protein, protein MDARPSTLLEDGASLEQVGTGAVWAEGPVWVPERNAVRYSDVRSNRILEYSETTGELSVYGSDIEFTNGRALDADGSVVQCSHGRRAVERDRNGTVETLVDRFGEVRFNSPNDVVVKSDGTIWFSDPSYGIDNPAEGHPGELEYGDRYVFRFDPATGELTAVITDIMAPNGLAFSPDESVLYVSDTAEEAVSPYGPAQSEGNPIRAYDVIEGRQAKNGRVFVRVAPGVPDGFRVDTDGNIWSSGGDGVRVFSPAGELLEHIPVPETVSNVCFGGQDGRTLYMTATTSLYRIRTTASDAAAALRTQR, encoded by the coding sequence ATGGACGCACGCCCCTCGACACTGCTGGAAGACGGAGCCTCGCTGGAGCAGGTGGGTACGGGCGCGGTCTGGGCGGAGGGTCCCGTCTGGGTCCCGGAGCGCAACGCGGTGCGCTACAGCGACGTGCGGTCCAACCGGATCCTGGAATACAGCGAAACCACCGGCGAGCTCAGCGTCTACGGCTCCGACATCGAGTTCACCAACGGCCGAGCGCTGGACGCGGACGGCTCCGTGGTGCAGTGCTCGCACGGGCGCAGGGCCGTGGAACGGGACCGCAACGGCACCGTGGAAACCCTGGTGGACCGCTTCGGCGAGGTCCGCTTCAACTCGCCCAACGACGTCGTCGTGAAGTCCGACGGCACCATCTGGTTCTCGGATCCCTCCTACGGGATCGACAACCCGGCCGAAGGCCACCCCGGCGAACTGGAGTACGGAGACCGGTACGTGTTCCGCTTTGATCCGGCCACCGGCGAGCTCACCGCGGTGATCACCGACATCATGGCCCCCAACGGCCTGGCGTTCTCCCCGGACGAATCCGTCCTCTACGTTTCCGACACCGCCGAAGAGGCCGTCTCGCCGTACGGCCCGGCGCAGTCCGAGGGCAACCCGATCCGTGCCTACGACGTCATCGAGGGCCGGCAGGCGAAGAACGGCCGGGTGTTCGTGCGCGTTGCCCCCGGTGTGCCCGACGGGTTCCGGGTGGATACGGACGGGAACATCTGGTCCTCCGGCGGCGACGGCGTGCGGGTGTTTTCACCGGCCGGCGAGCTACTCGAGCACATCCCGGTGCCCGAAACCGTCAGCAACGTCTGCTTCGGCGGGCAGGACGGCCGGACGCTGTATATGACGGCAACCACCAGCCTGTACCGGATCCGCACTACGGCCAGCGACGCCGCGGCGGCCCTGCGTACGCAGCGGTAA
- a CDS encoding GTP pyrophosphokinase family protein: MELLPTHSMRINDWLGDYAMNLGRYQGAEEGIHGAVLARLADDGLNYHHIQHRVKAIDSLGKKLERRTEDGAPRYINGLNDIDDLIGVRIILFLESDIPAAMEALSGTFEELDHVDKSAEQKIRGDFGYSGQHLILRVPTGNPPSGCELFGGQRFEVQFRTILQHAWAEFEHEIRYKGTGPVPPEVNRAFTLASGLIELADREFDAINHVVALQRVRGEARSAGASSGDELTAAALREVLEQELPEHPRSRADHYDWLVQALEANTVYSLAEATALLRSADWPSLASRLRYRFPPGHVRAADDFLLEQWGRGYIQRTAHLSDDGTRRGKLEYRLRRLLA; this comes from the coding sequence ATGGAACTTCTGCCAACGCACAGCATGCGGATCAATGACTGGTTGGGCGACTATGCAATGAACCTGGGCCGCTACCAGGGCGCGGAGGAGGGCATCCACGGTGCAGTCCTTGCCCGGCTGGCCGACGACGGATTGAACTACCACCACATCCAGCACCGGGTGAAGGCCATCGACTCGCTGGGGAAGAAGCTTGAACGGCGGACCGAGGACGGAGCGCCGCGGTATATCAATGGGCTCAATGACATTGATGACCTGATTGGCGTTCGGATCATCCTCTTCCTGGAATCGGATATCCCTGCTGCCATGGAGGCGTTGTCCGGCACCTTTGAAGAACTGGACCACGTGGACAAGTCCGCCGAGCAGAAAATACGCGGCGATTTCGGCTACTCCGGGCAGCACCTCATCCTCCGGGTCCCCACCGGCAATCCGCCGTCGGGCTGTGAATTGTTCGGCGGGCAGCGGTTCGAAGTGCAGTTCCGCACCATCCTCCAGCACGCCTGGGCCGAGTTCGAGCACGAAATCCGCTACAAAGGCACCGGCCCGGTACCGCCGGAGGTGAACCGGGCGTTCACGCTCGCGTCCGGACTGATCGAACTGGCGGACCGCGAGTTTGATGCCATCAACCACGTGGTTGCGCTCCAGCGGGTGCGCGGGGAAGCCCGCAGCGCCGGAGCTTCGAGCGGGGATGAACTGACCGCTGCCGCGCTCCGCGAGGTTCTCGAGCAGGAACTGCCGGAACATCCGCGCAGCCGTGCCGACCACTATGACTGGCTGGTGCAGGCGCTGGAAGCCAACACCGTCTATTCACTGGCCGAGGCCACCGCACTGCTGCGCTCGGCCGACTGGCCGTCCCTGGCGTCCCGGCTGCGGTACCGGTTTCCGCCGGGCCATGTCCGGGCCGCCGATGACTTCCTGCTGGAACAGTGGGGCAGGGGTTACATCCAGCGCACGGCACACCTGAGCGATGACGGCACCCGGCGCGGAAAACTGGAATACCGGCTGCGGCGGCTGCTTGCCTGA